Proteins co-encoded in one Actinomadura luteofluorescens genomic window:
- a CDS encoding sigma-70 family RNA polymerase sigma factor translates to MGPTADEGLLRALYSEHGGALLGYVLRLTGGDRTQAEDVVQETLLRAWKHPEALAGRPVRPWLFTVARNLVVDAHRARRARPPETGIDEHVLMTADGSDDIDRALESWTVAEALAGLSPPHRAVLVETFYRGRSVAEASKTLGIPPGTVKSRTYYALRALRLALEERGLAP, encoded by the coding sequence GTGGGACCGACCGCCGACGAGGGGCTGCTCCGCGCCCTGTACAGCGAGCACGGGGGCGCCCTCCTCGGCTATGTCCTGCGGCTGACCGGTGGAGACCGAACCCAGGCAGAGGACGTGGTGCAGGAGACGCTGCTGCGCGCTTGGAAGCATCCGGAGGCGCTGGCGGGGCGGCCCGTACGGCCGTGGCTGTTCACGGTCGCGCGGAACCTCGTCGTGGACGCGCACCGCGCCAGGCGGGCCCGGCCGCCGGAGACGGGCATCGACGAGCACGTCCTGATGACCGCCGACGGCTCCGACGACATCGACCGGGCGCTGGAGTCCTGGACGGTCGCCGAGGCGCTGGCGGGTCTCAGCCCGCCGCACCGGGCCGTGCTGGTCGAGACCTTCTACCGGGGACGCTCGGTCGCGGAGGCGTCGAAGACGCTGGGCATCCCGCCCGGCACGGTGAAGTCCCGCACCTACTACGCGCTGCGGGCGCTCAGACTCGCGCTGGAGGAGCGGGGGCTGGCGCCATGA
- a CDS encoding TlpA family protein disulfide reductase codes for MGAELGEKATLLQFSSAFCAPCRATRRVLGEVSQMVEGVAHVELDAEAHLDLVRRLNVVRTPTVLVLDAAGRVVRRAAGAPRKPDVIAALGEAIT; via the coding sequence ATGGGCGCCGAGCTCGGCGAGAAGGCCACGCTGCTGCAGTTCTCCAGCGCGTTCTGCGCGCCGTGCCGGGCCACCCGCCGTGTCCTCGGCGAGGTGAGCCAGATGGTGGAGGGCGTCGCCCATGTCGAACTCGACGCGGAGGCGCATCTCGACCTCGTCCGGCGGCTGAACGTGGTGCGGACGCCGACCGTCCTCGTGCTGGACGCCGCCGGCCGCGTCGTCCGGCGCGCCGCCGGCGCGCCCCGCAAACCCGATGTCATCGCCGCTCTGGGGGAGGCCATCACATGA
- a CDS encoding putative leader peptide: MLTKRRAVDFCRVAASLCRMA; this comes from the coding sequence ATGCTCACGAAGCGCCGCGCGGTCGATTTCTGCCGCGTGGCCGCCTCGCTCTGTCGCATGGCCTGA
- a CDS encoding DUF1416 domain-containing protein — MTQGCAAPEQTAHLPATVDLNNEAVIQGTVTRDGAPVSSAYARLLDSSGEFTAEVVTGEEGVFRFFAADGDWTVRVLAAGGVSVDTGVTAKTGEVAGLEVTI, encoded by the coding sequence ATGACCCAGGGCTGCGCAGCGCCCGAGCAGACGGCGCACCTTCCGGCGACCGTCGACCTGAACAACGAGGCCGTCATCCAGGGGACCGTCACCCGTGACGGCGCCCCGGTGTCGAGCGCCTACGCCCGCCTGCTCGACTCGTCCGGCGAGTTCACCGCCGAAGTGGTGACGGGCGAGGAGGGCGTGTTCCGCTTCTTCGCCGCCGACGGCGACTGGACGGTCCGCGTCCTGGCGGCCGGCGGTGTGAGCGTCGACACCGGCGTCACCGCGAAGACCGGCGAGGTCGCCGGTCTCGAAGTCACGATCTGA
- a CDS encoding LCP family protein, with the protein MQRAVAPPPVYYADSAPTPPEPPVRGRLWRMLGWVSIGLSLVLVAGSLTAYGFWRRLDGQIDRENVDGKLGEHRPPKLNNSLNILMMGSDSRAGENARYGTEAGQRSDTTILLHISPGGQSAIGVSFPRDSMVQMPPCKRRNGTTVPAQFGMINAAFSNGGPACTWRTIESLTKIHIDHYVEVDFAGFKRVVDALGGVEICVPRRIDDPKAELHLRAGRQTVHGDQALGYVRTRYVLGDGSDLDRIKRQQAFMASVVKKATDKGMLSDPGRTYAFLSAATKSIKADSGLTLSVMQKLAGSLGGMSAGKVRFVTVPVEAFPQDKNRVQFAQAAAEPLFRAIREDNKLPQPEPVPAQNKVQPVPPAQVRLGVYNASGTGGLAQRTADQLAERGFQVVKVGTAKKTFPHTQILYGAGAERQAARVAIAVPGHQARPWASARPGYVYLIVGRDGAALRGLGPMVPKIAGEIRADRAVCART; encoded by the coding sequence ATGCAGCGAGCCGTCGCGCCCCCGCCCGTGTACTACGCGGACAGCGCCCCGACGCCACCGGAGCCGCCGGTGCGGGGGCGCCTGTGGCGCATGCTCGGCTGGGTGTCGATCGGCCTGTCGCTCGTGCTGGTGGCGGGCAGCCTCACCGCCTACGGGTTCTGGCGGCGGCTCGACGGCCAGATCGACCGCGAGAACGTCGACGGCAAGCTCGGCGAGCACCGGCCGCCCAAGCTGAACAACTCGCTGAACATCCTGATGATGGGCTCCGATAGCCGCGCCGGGGAGAACGCCCGCTACGGCACCGAGGCCGGGCAGCGCTCCGACACCACGATCCTGCTGCACATCTCGCCCGGCGGGCAGAGCGCCATCGGCGTCAGCTTCCCGCGCGACTCGATGGTGCAGATGCCGCCGTGCAAGCGCCGGAACGGCACGACCGTCCCGGCCCAGTTCGGGATGATCAACGCGGCGTTCTCCAACGGAGGCCCGGCCTGCACCTGGCGGACGATCGAGTCGCTGACCAAGATCCACATCGACCACTACGTCGAGGTCGACTTCGCCGGGTTCAAGCGGGTCGTGGACGCGCTCGGCGGCGTGGAGATCTGCGTCCCCCGGCGGATCGACGACCCCAAGGCCGAACTGCACCTGCGGGCCGGCCGCCAGACCGTCCACGGCGACCAGGCCCTCGGCTACGTCCGCACCCGCTACGTCCTCGGCGACGGCTCCGACCTCGACCGGATCAAGCGGCAGCAGGCGTTCATGGCCTCGGTCGTCAAGAAGGCCACCGACAAGGGGATGCTCTCCGACCCCGGCCGCACCTACGCCTTCCTCTCGGCCGCCACCAAGTCCATCAAGGCCGACAGCGGGCTCACGCTCTCGGTGATGCAGAAGCTCGCCGGGTCCCTGGGCGGGATGAGCGCCGGGAAGGTCCGCTTCGTCACCGTCCCGGTGGAGGCGTTCCCGCAGGACAAGAACCGCGTCCAGTTCGCCCAGGCCGCCGCCGAGCCGCTGTTCCGGGCCATCCGGGAGGACAACAAGCTCCCGCAGCCGGAGCCCGTCCCCGCGCAGAACAAGGTCCAGCCCGTCCCGCCCGCGCAGGTCAGGCTCGGCGTCTACAACGCCTCCGGCACCGGCGGCCTCGCGCAGCGGACGGCCGACCAGCTCGCCGAGCGCGGCTTCCAGGTCGTCAAGGTCGGCACCGCCAAGAAGACCTTCCCCCACACGCAGATCCTCTACGGGGCGGGCGCCGAGCGGCAGGCCGCGCGCGTGGCGATCGCGGTGCCCGGCCACCAGGCGCGGCCGTGGGCGTCCGCCAGGCCCGGCTACGTCTACCTGATCGTCGGCAGGGACGGGGCCGCCCTGCGGGGGCTGGGCCCGATGGTCCCGAAGATCGCGGGGGAGATCCGCGCCGACCGCGCGGTCTGCGCGCGGACCTGA
- a CDS encoding MoaD/ThiS family protein encodes MAKGTMRYWAAAKAAAGTHEEPYDAATLADAVAAAGEGRGDEFARVVGRSSFLVDGDPVGTRPHASVALPEGGVVEVLPPFAGG; translated from the coding sequence ATGGCCAAGGGAACGATGCGGTACTGGGCGGCCGCCAAGGCCGCGGCGGGGACGCATGAGGAGCCGTACGACGCGGCGACGCTGGCGGACGCGGTGGCCGCGGCCGGTGAGGGGCGCGGCGACGAGTTCGCCCGGGTCGTCGGGCGGAGCTCGTTCCTGGTCGACGGGGATCCGGTCGGGACGAGGCCGCACGCGTCCGTGGCGCTGCCGGAGGGCGGTGTCGTGGAGGTCTTGCCGCCCTTCGCGGGTGGCTGA
- a CDS encoding sulfurtransferase: MSRSDVLVDTDWVEAHLDDPGLVLVEVDEDVSAYDKGHIRGAVKIDWKTELQDPVRRDFVDRTGFEQLLSSKGIANDDLVILYGGNNNWFAAYAYWYFKLYGHDRVKLLDGGRKKWELDSRELVTDVPTRPATEYTAKDQDLSIRAFRDEVVDAIGKQNLIDVRSPDEFSGKLLAPAHLPQEQSQRAGHVPTAASIPWSKAANDDGTFKSDEELRALYTEAGVDLGKDTIAYCRIGERSSHTWFALRELLGLENVKNYDGSWTEYGSLVGVPIELGAGK, translated from the coding sequence ATGAGCCGCTCAGACGTCCTGGTGGACACCGACTGGGTCGAGGCCCACCTTGACGACCCCGGGCTCGTGCTCGTCGAGGTCGACGAGGACGTGTCCGCCTACGACAAGGGCCACATCCGTGGCGCCGTGAAGATCGACTGGAAGACCGAGCTGCAGGACCCGGTCCGCCGCGACTTCGTCGACAGGACCGGCTTCGAGCAGCTGCTGTCGAGCAAGGGCATCGCGAACGACGACCTCGTCATCCTGTACGGCGGCAACAACAACTGGTTCGCCGCGTACGCGTACTGGTACTTCAAGCTGTACGGCCACGACAGGGTGAAGCTCCTCGACGGCGGCCGCAAGAAGTGGGAGCTGGACTCCCGCGAGCTGGTCACCGACGTCCCGACGCGTCCCGCGACCGAGTACACGGCCAAGGACCAGGACCTGTCGATCCGCGCCTTCCGCGACGAGGTCGTGGACGCGATCGGCAAGCAGAACCTGATCGACGTCCGCTCGCCGGACGAGTTCAGCGGCAAGCTGCTCGCCCCGGCGCACCTGCCGCAGGAGCAGTCGCAGCGCGCCGGGCACGTGCCGACCGCGGCCAGCATCCCGTGGTCGAAGGCGGCCAACGACGACGGCACGTTCAAGTCCGACGAGGAGCTCCGCGCCCTCTACACCGAGGCCGGGGTCGACCTGGGCAAGGACACCATCGCCTACTGCCGCATCGGCGAGCGCTCCTCGCACACGTGGTTCGCGCTGCGCGAGCTGCTGGGCCTGGAGAACGTGAAGAACTACGACGGTTCGTGGACCGAGTACGGCTCGCTCGTCGGCGTGCCGATCGAGCTCGGCGCAGGCAAGTAA
- a CDS encoding LmeA family phospholipid-binding protein: protein MRKVLLVLLILVAAGLVAADRLGVRVAEDKIGEQVAAQYNLQERPDVTIHGIPFLTQAVGGEYKHIEVGIGDWTQQGVTVTGVKVDMRGVDAPLSEVTKGSAANVTARTATASAVVPYDVIQKQAPKEVKRIGPKGDDLSVDLTGNLLGLSLNGTAVVEVKPTAKGIAITPVSVGSNGAAQIPLALVRQRLTWVVPVSDLPVGSRISKIQPTPDGLRVAATAENVRLNDLQATAPK from the coding sequence ATGCGGAAAGTACTGCTGGTCCTGCTGATCCTCGTGGCCGCGGGGCTGGTCGCCGCGGACCGGCTGGGGGTCCGGGTCGCTGAGGACAAGATCGGCGAGCAGGTGGCCGCGCAGTACAACCTGCAGGAGCGGCCGGACGTCACGATCCACGGCATCCCGTTCCTGACGCAGGCGGTCGGCGGCGAGTACAAGCACATCGAGGTGGGCATCGGCGACTGGACGCAGCAGGGCGTGACCGTCACCGGCGTCAAGGTCGACATGCGGGGCGTCGACGCGCCGCTGTCGGAGGTCACCAAGGGCAGCGCCGCCAACGTGACCGCGCGAACCGCGACCGCCTCGGCCGTCGTCCCCTACGACGTGATCCAGAAGCAGGCGCCCAAGGAGGTCAAGCGGATCGGGCCCAAGGGCGACGACCTGTCGGTGGACCTGACCGGCAACCTCCTCGGCCTCTCCCTGAACGGCACCGCGGTCGTGGAGGTCAAGCCGACCGCCAAGGGCATCGCGATCACGCCCGTGTCGGTGGGGTCCAACGGCGCCGCGCAGATCCCGCTGGCGCTGGTGAGGCAGAGGCTCACGTGGGTGGTGCCCGTCTCCGACCTGCCCGTCGGGTCGCGGATCAGCAAGATCCAGCCCACGCCGGACGGGCTGCGCGTGGCGGCGACCGCCGAGAACGTCCGGCTGAACGATCTCCAGGCGACCGCGCCGAAGTAA
- a CDS encoding DUF1266 domain-containing protein → MEEAGQLDALERAVEGTLAEGSFEFDDEEAVLRIEGSLILTTGWFLGLGAGGVSLLLTGAVLSLTGLQDQARWALAPGAVLLALVAGFVLLLRFTPLAALWSDLELRFAEQAVVHRRTRIPFGDLRPEHLVWKNGRFFRRLYVRHPALRKQLAGFFGSEERQAEEFQRRLWELISTPDLNGVLTHGSDLTPVQRWIIAAGAPYGAVNGFRVDRLGAAPGASAAAADRRAAQDLLQDPWGAYDLEQLLGAVNWLVQDGHRADFTQDAHLAGRSPEARREYESLLREVDGLIAGDRLEPPFVERLIELVRVRYGDEGGSYARLVPPLLRDEPGADASEEGAELALFLHQLFNDRSHAAEELHRLKALADPALRANVGRFLIWDYGRALMLYRWGHIVGWLTEEYCWDRMLPLALDIQRRYTSWQDMATCYLQGRLLWSGGGGKAQAEYERLVEELAAEPRSPWNLVPWDLDLTRDWA, encoded by the coding sequence ATGGAAGAGGCCGGTCAGCTCGACGCGCTTGAGCGGGCCGTCGAAGGGACGCTCGCCGAGGGGTCGTTCGAGTTCGACGACGAGGAGGCGGTGCTCCGCATCGAGGGGTCCCTCATCCTCACGACCGGCTGGTTCCTCGGCCTCGGCGCGGGCGGCGTGTCGCTGCTCCTGACCGGCGCCGTCCTGTCGCTGACCGGTCTGCAGGACCAGGCGCGGTGGGCGCTGGCCCCCGGCGCCGTCCTGCTCGCCCTGGTGGCCGGGTTCGTCCTGCTGCTGCGCTTCACCCCGCTGGCCGCCCTCTGGTCGGATCTCGAACTGCGGTTCGCCGAGCAGGCGGTGGTCCACCGGCGGACGCGGATCCCGTTCGGCGACCTGCGCCCCGAGCACCTGGTGTGGAAGAACGGCCGGTTCTTCCGGCGCCTCTACGTCCGGCACCCGGCGCTGCGCAAGCAGCTCGCCGGGTTCTTCGGCAGCGAGGAGCGGCAGGCCGAGGAGTTCCAGCGGCGGCTCTGGGAGCTGATCTCCACGCCCGACCTGAACGGCGTCCTCACCCACGGCAGCGACCTCACCCCCGTCCAGCGCTGGATCATCGCGGCCGGCGCCCCCTACGGCGCCGTCAACGGGTTCCGGGTGGACCGGCTCGGCGCCGCGCCCGGCGCGTCCGCCGCGGCCGCCGACCGCCGCGCCGCGCAGGACCTGCTCCAGGACCCCTGGGGCGCCTACGACCTGGAGCAGCTCCTCGGCGCCGTCAACTGGCTCGTCCAGGACGGGCACCGCGCCGACTTCACGCAGGACGCCCACCTCGCCGGCCGGTCCCCCGAGGCGCGGCGGGAGTACGAGTCGCTGCTGCGCGAGGTCGACGGCCTCATCGCCGGCGACCGGCTGGAGCCCCCGTTCGTCGAGCGGCTGATCGAGCTGGTCCGGGTCCGGTACGGGGACGAGGGCGGCTCGTACGCGCGGCTCGTCCCGCCGCTGCTGCGCGACGAGCCGGGCGCGGACGCGAGTGAGGAGGGCGCCGAGCTGGCCCTGTTCCTCCACCAGCTCTTCAACGACCGCAGCCACGCCGCGGAGGAGCTGCACCGGCTGAAGGCCCTCGCCGACCCGGCGCTGCGCGCCAACGTGGGACGGTTCCTGATCTGGGACTACGGGCGCGCGCTCATGCTCTACCGGTGGGGCCACATCGTCGGCTGGCTGACCGAGGAGTACTGCTGGGACCGGATGCTCCCGCTCGCGCTCGACATCCAGCGGCGGTACACGTCCTGGCAGGACATGGCGACCTGCTACCTGCAGGGACGGCTGCTCTGGTCGGGCGGGGGCGGCAAGGCGCAGGCCGAGTACGAGCGGCTCGTCGAGGAGCTCGCCGCCGAGCCCCGCAGCCCGTGGAACCTCGTCCCCTGGGACCTGGACCTCACGCGCGACTGGGCCTAG
- a CDS encoding DUF4395 domain-containing protein — protein MQVDPRGPRFGAYVTTVVLVVVLVTGSWALLAAQAVVFAIATSLGLRYAPYGLVFKVLIRPRLAPPRELEDEAAPRFAQGVGFAFALLGTAGYATGTTWLGIGATALALAAAFLNAAFGFCLGCEMYPLFRRITAKVRSEGKVPA, from the coding sequence ATGCAGGTCGATCCGCGTGGGCCGCGCTTCGGCGCCTATGTCACCACCGTCGTCCTCGTCGTGGTGCTGGTGACCGGAAGCTGGGCACTGCTCGCCGCTCAGGCCGTCGTGTTCGCCATCGCGACCTCCCTCGGCCTTCGGTACGCCCCGTACGGACTGGTGTTCAAAGTGCTCATCCGTCCCCGTCTCGCTCCGCCCAGGGAACTGGAGGACGAGGCCGCGCCCCGCTTCGCGCAGGGTGTCGGGTTCGCCTTCGCCCTCCTGGGCACGGCCGGGTACGCGACGGGGACCACCTGGCTCGGCATCGGTGCCACCGCCCTCGCGCTGGCGGCGGCGTTCCTGAACGCGGCGTTCGGGTTCTGCCTCGGCTGCGAGATGTATCCGCTCTTCCGCCGCATCACCGCGAAAGTCCGCTCCGAAGGGAAGGTTCCCGCATGA
- a CDS encoding glycosyltransferase yields the protein MQPEPFTLLMTVYGGDREEHVRDAFRSAVHLQTLRPDQVVLVQDGPVPPALASVLGELVRISPVEVAFVHLERNRGLGPALDAGLHAARHDIVARMDADDYSMPHRFQTQVPLVRAGADLVGAGLLEFGTDITDIVGRRIPPSDPADIARYSRLHDPFNHPTVVYRRSAVVAAGGYGDLPLMEDYWLFARMIAGGARIVNVAEPLVYYRVGAGAYERRGGRDLLRSELRLQREMLREGFISQPQYWRNVMVRGGYRLVPTLIRKPFYRAVVAPYGARRNRLRDRAGEGPRLAVPYIPRHARPAGGGHQGLPDLDAAPPQPEK from the coding sequence ATGCAGCCCGAACCCTTCACCCTGCTGATGACCGTCTACGGCGGTGATCGTGAGGAGCATGTCCGGGACGCCTTCCGCAGCGCCGTCCACCTCCAGACCCTCCGCCCGGACCAGGTCGTCCTCGTCCAGGACGGGCCCGTCCCGCCCGCGCTCGCGTCCGTCCTGGGCGAGCTCGTGAGGATCAGCCCGGTCGAGGTCGCGTTCGTCCACCTGGAGCGCAACCGCGGCCTCGGCCCCGCCCTCGACGCCGGGCTGCACGCCGCCCGCCACGACATCGTCGCCCGCATGGACGCCGACGACTACTCGATGCCGCACCGCTTCCAGACGCAGGTCCCGCTGGTCCGCGCGGGCGCCGACCTCGTCGGCGCGGGCCTGCTGGAGTTCGGCACCGACATCACCGACATCGTCGGCCGCCGCATCCCGCCGAGCGACCCCGCCGACATCGCGCGCTACTCCCGCCTGCACGACCCGTTCAACCACCCCACGGTCGTCTACCGGCGCAGCGCCGTCGTCGCCGCCGGCGGCTACGGCGACCTCCCCCTGATGGAGGACTACTGGCTGTTCGCCCGCATGATCGCGGGCGGTGCGCGGATCGTGAACGTGGCCGAGCCGCTCGTCTACTACCGCGTCGGCGCCGGCGCCTACGAGCGCCGCGGCGGACGCGACCTGCTGCGCTCCGAACTGCGGCTCCAGCGCGAGATGCTCCGCGAGGGCTTCATCTCCCAGCCCCAGTACTGGCGCAACGTCATGGTGCGCGGCGGCTACCGGCTCGTCCCCACCCTGATCCGCAAACCCTTCTACCGCGCGGTCGTCGCCCCCTACGGCGCCCGCCGCAACCGCCTGCGCGACAGGGCCGGCGAAGGCCCCCGCCTCGCCGTCCCCTACATCCCGCGCCACGCGCGCCCGGCGGGCGGCGGTCACCAGGGGCTCCCCGACCTGGACGCCGCCCCGCCGCAACCGGAGAAGTAG
- a CDS encoding zf-HC2 domain-containing protein — protein sequence MTDCTEARTALGSYVLGALDPGERSRLEAHLEGCPACRDELAGMAGLPALLGRVDEAQLERVAGPPPELLDELLARAAERRRGRFGPLGRLSGGRAGWAPPAAAACLLLVVGGLFGGLLFPSRTDGPGAGPPPSPPASTSAAPVVAGERITASDPRSAVKGYVVLRRKAWGTEVELHLAGVPKGSHCRLLVIARDGRRDALGSWYVPYDEGYGEYRGSTMFPRGQLFSFEVVGLDGRPLLTIPT from the coding sequence ATGACCGACTGCACGGAGGCGCGTACGGCGCTCGGGTCCTACGTGCTCGGCGCGCTCGATCCCGGTGAGCGGAGCCGGCTGGAGGCCCATCTGGAGGGCTGCCCCGCGTGCCGGGACGAGCTCGCCGGGATGGCCGGGCTGCCCGCGCTGCTCGGACGGGTCGACGAGGCGCAGCTCGAACGGGTCGCCGGGCCGCCGCCAGAGCTGCTGGACGAGCTGCTGGCCAGGGCCGCCGAACGGCGGAGGGGACGGTTCGGACCGCTGGGGCGCCTGTCCGGAGGGCGCGCCGGATGGGCGCCGCCGGCCGCCGCCGCATGCCTGCTGCTGGTCGTCGGGGGCCTGTTCGGCGGCCTGCTGTTCCCCTCGCGGACGGACGGCCCCGGCGCCGGGCCGCCGCCGTCCCCACCGGCGTCCACCTCGGCCGCGCCGGTGGTCGCGGGCGAGCGGATCACCGCGAGCGACCCGAGGAGCGCGGTCAAGGGCTACGTGGTGCTCCGCCGGAAGGCGTGGGGGACCGAGGTGGAGCTGCACCTGGCCGGGGTCCCGAAGGGGTCGCACTGCCGGCTGCTGGTGATCGCGCGGGACGGCCGCCGGGACGCGCTCGGCAGCTGGTACGTCCCGTACGACGAGGGTTACGGTGAGTACCGCGGGTCCACGATGTTCCCGCGCGGCCAGCTGTTCTCGTTCGAGGTCGTCGGCCTGGACGGGCGGCCCCTCCTCACGATCCCCACCTGA